The segment caTATaagtggaataattttttttaaatattggaattaatatgtggtggcgctatgaggtgttgtcgggaaaggtttttgCTTGGTTGGGACGCCAAAGTGTGCTCTTGCCCCTGGTGGAAACAAGAAGTTACGTCCGCGGTGTAATTAGAGCAGTACGAGATGTCCGCGATGTTTCCTGCCCTCAGTCGGGGCACGCAGCACTCTCCCGTCAGGAGTCCGACTGCTCCCGACGCGTCGTGGCGGTCTCGGAAGCGCGAACTGACCGCGCCGGTCCAGTAGAAAGCGAAGCGGAGTTTCCCCACGTGGTCGCACCCGGGTTGCAGTCGTCGGGGATGGGGCGCCGGGGAAAGCGAGAACCTTCAGAGGGTACGGAGGAGGGCGAGGTGGCTGTCCGCCGAGACCCCCTGAGAGAGAtggtggaagagagagagagagagagagagagagagagagagagacggaagGCGAAAAATTCTGGATCTACAACCACCGTACGTTAATGGCGGTGATAATACAGCCGAatcccccctcccacccctccctccatAATTGGCTCCGGCCCCTTTCGAAGCTGCCACCTGGTGCGCGGTCCAGCAGGGGACACCTCAGGATGTTGTCTCGTCTGGCGACTCGAGGGGTATAAAGCTCCCGGGCCGACCCCTGGCCAGGCATCATTCCACTGCGGACCAGCTGACGCGCACACATCGCAGAATGTTCCTCAAGGTAAGGCGTCCCACGACAAGACaccttcaattttaatttttaatatcggGTCGATAACGAATCTGtgaaaagttaaattaaataattatgatccgctttaaaaaaaaaaatgggtgcgtacATTTATGCAAGCGTGTAAGAAGTTATAGGTACTTATTTGGCGTTATAATATAACTAACATAAATTTTACATGCcaataattaatggaaataaaacaatgaaagcACTTGAGTGAAATTATTTGTACTTTTGAATAAGTATTATTCAatctaattaaaaacaaaaaaaaatactcagtattaaatattaatattaacatttatataaacaaataaataaatttagcatAGTAATTCAGATAAATTTTTGTTGATAacgaaaattaataataattttgaatgtttactcaaaaattatttattttatttaattattaattataatgaaataaaaaacaatgaaTTATACATACGAAAAATTACCCTTACAATCACTctcatgaaaacggccaggagactacttaATCGTTCACAGACAATCCCTGCCAGCCACAATAGAAGCTTAAAAGCAACCTGACATTGTTATACATAATGGACCATAAACTcacattaatacaattgaaaaagtttataatcacaaattttatcTCTATCTGTGGCTCAGTCTGAAATAAAATGAATAGGAAAGTAAATGAAAATATTCTAGCGAACATAGTTTTACCTAGGAAACACATTATTAAATGTAATACCATGCTTTGCGTTGCTGTGGCTTTGGCTGTGTTGTGGAATGAAAggaaaggaataatttttttttgttaatgttaaataatttttcattttaaagccAGTGCACGGACTACTGTTTGTCCTTTTTCTGCATAAACATAATGATCAGATGATTACCGACTCTTGAGCATGCGCCGTATAATTGCCCTGAGAGAAGCATTCGTCTTCTAAATTCAAAACGCACACTTACAAAGGCGTATTGAAAATTTAAGCCTTTTGAACTCGAACGCAATGTTGGTTGAAATAAGTGGTATGATGTCCAATCAGATTTGTTGGTTTAATCAGATTATTCATCATTTTTTAAACTACTAATCGTGTGCCATTGCATATCTTTGGCTGATGGATGTTTCGGAGTAATATAATTGGCACtccaattttcaacttcaaaatgtgTGACCGTAATATGGTAACATCGAATGAATTAAACAATTCCGTTGGAAAATTCACAACTTCACCTTGGTCTATCATGTAGTCAAAGAATTTGTATGTCACCGTTTCACCTGCGATTCTGATTAGAATAATATCGTATACGTCGatatttttagccgctagaatggctcttccgCTTAATTATGCGTAATTtccaaaaatttgtttcaatgCTTTGGAAAACCTTATCTACTAATTCTTCTTTTGTACTAACGATATTGTTAAAATTAGATGGTAAGGTTATTTTTCCTGTTACTGGATGTGTAGGTACTGTCCCGTTACCGACCTcgagtaattattttaaaatattgttggaTCGGTTTAAAATGAACTCTCATATTTGTTGgcttaaaaaagtttaatatttcaaataacattaAATTCATCAACTGATGTTGAACGATGTAAAACTGGAATCTATTGTCTGAAATCACTCTATAGTAACACCAATGCTCCACCAAATAGAACCTTATTATTTCTTAAGTCTGTCAATATatcgtctaatgcttccaatTACTTCTTGAGAGCAAACTCGTAAAACGCGTACTATGGCAAGCGAAAACAAAAGATGCaggaaagtaatttttatttttttttttattttttatacctaCTACTGCAATAGTGGGCTTATCGGACTCATGCGAGATGagcaaatatttaacaataaaatgacaaaaactaaaaaaaaatatatctatttttttaattcaagcataggccaaacatataaaataaagaattccTTAAAGCTTCTTCAGtttcaagaaatatttattttacgcttaattttgtgaaaacataaaacaaacaaaagtaTAAAGTGTTCTTCAATTTGTGCAAACTATCAGAAAAAAGTTACGAAAGTCTCTTAGACTAAATATGCTATTCCTCAAACCATAGTTTAATGGTTCATATTAATTCAAGCAACGTCCTTCAGATAGTAGAAATAACAAATGGTATATCTGTATGTGATCGTTTTGGGTTTAAGTATATTActtgactgaatttttttttcaacatggaTATGTAGCAAGAAAGAATTTAATTTGTACTATTGAGAACAGTATAAAATTACCCATGACGAGCTTAAATCGTACAAGGTACTTGGCGTTAGTAAAGTGTTGTAGGTGGGAAATTACTACCAATGAATACTACTAAAAAAGCAGCACTTGTATCATGGTAGGCTGGTATCTACATTAATAAAGGGTTATGTTATTTTCAAAGGAGATAAGAGGTAACACAACTCACAGACACTTGTTGAGTCAGTTTCCTTACCTCCGTGTGTTTTTTCCCGCAGGTAGCGGTGCTCACCCTAGCTCTGTGCGTTCTCGCAACGGCAGAGGAGGACAAGAGCCAGAAGAAGAGGGGCATCTTTGGCGAGTCTCTCGGGTCAGGTCTCGGCCTGGGCTACAGCTCTGGACTGGGCTATGGATCTGGCCTCGGCCTAGGGTACGGCTCCAGCTTGGGTTACAGCTCCGGCCTGGGCTATGGCTCCAGCCTGGGCTATGGCTCCGGCCTGGGATATGGCTCCAGCCTGGGCTATGGTTCCGGCCTCGGCCTGGGATACGGCTACGGCGCGGGAGTCGGCCTCGCTGGGCCCGTCCAGGAGTCGGTGACCATCACGCGCAAAGTGCCGGTGGGCGTCCCGCAGCCGTACCCGGTCCACGTTCAGAACGACGTCCCGTACCCGGTCCCCCACCCGGTCGCCGTGCCCGTCTCCCGCCCCTACCCCGTCAAGGTCGCGCAGCCCGTGGCCGTGCCGGTGGACCGCCCCTACCCCGTCCCAGTGGATAAGCCCGTCGCCGTGCCCGTCCCCCACTCCGTGCCCTACCCGGTCCCCCACCCGGTCGCCGTGCCCGTCTCCAAGCCGTACCCGGTCGCCGTGCCCAAGCCGTACGCCGTGCCGGTCGCGCAGCCCGTGGTCGTGGCCAAGGCCGCGCCGGTCATCGCCGCCATCGGCGGCGGGTACGGTGCGTCGTACGGCGCCGGCATCGCGTCGTACGGAGCCGGCATCTCGTCGTACGGAGCCGGCATCTCGTCGTACGGAGCCGGCATCTCGTCGTACGGCCACTCCATCGCCTCGTTGGGGCACAGCGCATGGTGATGGCTTAGCAGCGACCGCCTCTCTTCCTTCGAGTACCGCTCTCTCCCTCATCAATCATCTATCACTCATCTGCACTTCCTTACCTAGTCGCCTTTTTATCgacaaaatttaaataagaaaagtGTATCATGTTTTATTGTgcaaataaatgtgtttttttaagcaaatatagatttttttttccttttcacatCTCGGGAGACACGTCAATCCTCTGTAAAGAAAACAGCGAATAAGCCATCAACAATtttgtaaaacaaagaaaaactatCCTTATAAAAAGTCTACATATCAATGtcgtaaattatttaatatgttaaGATGACACTTTAGTCATAAAAAGTATTGCACACAATTTTAAACACAGTGTGGTAGACATGCcatgaaaatttttatagaactaaaataaattgtaatggtCTCTTAAAGCAACTGACTACTGTTttgcttacaaatatttttttctaattattgtAACTACTGACAgcgataaaactaaaaatatatactttgccAGTCAGTCGTTTCATCAGCAGAAATCTGGATGaatttgtcattaaaaaaattacttctgtTTAGTTATTAATCATCTTTACCTAATTCTGCTACCAATTATATTTTCTCTTGCTCAGAAAAATTTGTAACATTAAAAACTGGTGTCATatactaacatttttttattccaatATGCCGCATGCTTGTACAATCGTTTGCGAATGATGTCTGAAAAAAATGGTAATTGAAATCATTCCAATACTTTGTTTtagttaatttaaatatgttgcaGACGGTAATATTTTCAGGCCTATAGTCTGACATTACCAGTAATTGATGACACGTTTTGGAATAAAAACGTGTTTATAAACACGGAGGCAAACACTTCAAGATTCAACTGTGTGCTGTTTGCTTAAAATATAGAACTAAtcattgatctttttttttttaaacaagtacTGATGAAGGTAAATAAACAGCACCCACAGCATTTAACTAgcgtaaatatattttctttttcgattttataattttcaatctggcaaacaatttttaatcaaaaaattatcCGATTCAgtgaatgttaaaataaaaagcgtcaaataccttttaaaataactattaaaacTATCGTTCTCACTCAAGTCCGATCTGTTGGCTTTGTGGTAAAGGTCCCGAGAATAATTTCCAGCCTGCGTACTGTGTTTCTCTCCAACTAAATACATACCTACATACAGCGGAAGTAGATGGCTAATCACCGTAGAATGTTTCTGCTACGACAGTCTCCCGTCAGAGGTTGACGAAAGGGAGAAGGGGATTGGATGATATATCTTCTCTCGAAGTGATGAAAAAGGTATGTTTTTTTAGTGATGCAGGTTGGACTGTCACAGGAAGTGACTCATGTTGAGATTGATAATGTATTGACTTAAGTTTTTTGATTACccaaattgtaatttaattttttttttttaatcacccctcccccttaaAAACGTTTTTGTATCTGCCTATGTATCCGGCAGTGATGGGCATATTTGTATTCGTAAATACAAATACGAATGTATccgaaaaaatattttctctgaatacGAATATGAATACATTGGTATTTACAGGTGAAAATCGTATGTAAAGTtgcatttgtatttttgtgtgaataTTCGTATtcgcatttaaaaaaatacaaatacatgaataaaatattcatattcgTTATTACTATTCGTAAATTTGTACAAGTATTCAAATTTCCGCATTCGTATTCGCCTATAATTGAATACACGAATTTATCACTTTCGTTAATATTTACACTGTTTTATCGAGATCTAGACCACAATTTTGTGTACTTCTCAACATTCTGGAGGCAAAATTATGGTCCACACTGCACCGATCCATCCTCTCcctaacaaattaaatatttcaaaaactgaaaacCATATATACCTACTGTTATCTCATAAGCAAAAGTAAATCACACAAATATGTGACATACAAATATGTGCCAAAAACAATCAAATTTTCTACCGAAGGTGAATTGAATCAGAACGTTCAAAAgtatttatgataaaaatttataaaactcatgattttaatagaaaataaaacaatttttcagtttaattttgCTGTAGTCTGTACATTATGTTGCACGAATTTAACACCAAAATATAATGATATGTAATTGTTATGATggattgtttgaaaaaaaaaatattttcaaatagtagagggtaaaaaatgttaattattttttactgtaaaaacaTGTATGTAAATGATTTGCTTCTAAAATAGAAAGGTCTATGCaaaatttattaacaaaattattttatggtttcaaGAATCCACGAAAATTACTGCAGGATCAAATATTTTTCTAGGATTAGACTTGTAACACAGGTTTTCTTGCTTTTAACAGTAGTTagcaaattttatgtaaaataaatgttaGCGATTTAGAAAATTCAAGCTCCTcaagtttgttttaaaaatgtaatactgTCTGGTGTTTTCTAGAAGGCGAGGTTTAACAGGAAAAGATTTGGTTATTAAGCTTGCTTCTACAAGCCAAAAAAAGACATTTTAAAAGATCAAGAAAATTACTTCATGTTCTACGTGTCATTGGATAGCTTAAAAAAAGGAGCTTTCACTGGTGTGCTCAACGAGTTAGTTATGAGCCTGCTTCCTACCCAAATATTCTGTTCAGCGCGAtaacaagcgcggctccagaaggggggcggtgggggcgatagcccctcccgagaccaattttattgattagtgtatatttatgtttacttaaatatttagtttcatatgataaacttttatctcatcaaaagttgcatggagctactaaggttctgtatttgaagcctgtaatttgtaaataatattccaaggccaatatctgaccactttcattttatgcaactacgacctttctttgtgcgatagcccctcccgaaaagtcatcctgaagccgccattgcgcgataataaacattcaggaaGCGAACTCACAGGCGCGACCGTAAAGAAGCCTGGGAACGGCGCCGCGCCAGTGGCACACGGTGGAAAGCTGCTGGCTAATTGTTGCTCCGACCCCCGTTTGACGGAACAGCAGATCCCACATTTCCGCTACCTGTTCAACAACGTGCGTACGTGTGCAGACACGAACACCTGAGGTCACAGCGACTAGATAGTTGTCAAGGGGAAAATGCTGCTTATCATAAATAAATACTTCCATTTGCGAAACTCTATTTAAGAACTTAAGAACTTCCGTGGGTGTATCAATCTAAGTTTGTGACAGTGTTCCGATTGGGACGAAACCTTCCGAATCTGAATTTATTGACTTAAGAGAGGACACTGGGAGTTATCGTGGTCCTTTTTCTCAAAATACTCTTAAAAATCAAGCTTCGTCGCTTATGGATCAGCATCTTAACGACGCTCACACAGGCTGTGAATTGATCCAAAGTTACTTGACAATACTATAAATATTCAGAAGGTTCAACACGCTCATGCCATCTAGTGCTCAGATAGGGAGGTTTTTTCCCCATGCAACAATAAAAAACATGCCAATATCCATTCGACTTAATGATAGAAAATTCTACAAACGCGTTATATTACAATGTGTTACGTCTATAATAGCGCTAAATTAGTACATAGTTTTCACAATAACTGAATGGATTTTATCATTATGACTTTTGCGTGGCAGTCTACCCAGCACGCACTCTTAGCAAATAGCATGGAAGGCAAACAACTATAGCGTATAATAAATATCAAGTAATGATTGTgtcgtaaaataaaaatagtaatatGATTCAAAGTAATACTGGTGTGGAAAAGTGTAATTAATTCATACCAACATAACAAACATGTATATGATCACTACTTAATTATATTACTAATTTTACTCTTAGttactattaattttaatattatcaagaAATAAACagcaaataattttacaaaataaaaaatatatatattttagtactattagtagagacccgtgaaattcgcgggttcaatgacctccaggatagactccaatatcctctacacactcgggcaaattccatctgttcattggctgctgacttgtgagtcgtctcgactgggtggcctgtgattcgacacttctatgagtgagggtctctaattggccctcagtcctccagattaacagtgaaccaatgacagaagcaacactaaggtataattatttgaattttagcataacacgaaatgaactcgcgaatttcacgggtctctaactatTAGGTACATTGCTGTACATATTTGACAGTGAAATCACCCAATAGGTATTTTAACATATCAGCATTGTGATTATCATTTATTAATACtatcttaaaagaaaataaattaatcgtAAATAAGTTATCGTGAAGCTAGAGACAACATAGGATATAAACTAAGAGCCTACTTTAGTTTCACTTTTATGTGTGATTAATgggaaatatttttagtgatacgaCTTGAGACACAGGCACAAAACTTTGTTCGCTACCTAAATTTTAGTTGGTAGATTCGCAGATCGTCGTATTCAGGACTACTGGGTCAGTTCTCAATGGAAGAACGGCAACAGGATAGCTGAAAGGAATGTCTAAAGACTACGGTCAAAGCTTCGTGTTCAGAAACCAGAATTCAGCGAATTCCTTTGAAACTGCAAAATCTTTTAAACAGGAACAGTCTCACCAGGGTCGGACTCGTAGCGACAGCTCATCCTAGTCTACGTCTTGAAGCACTATAATACGGGTTCGACCGAAGCGGCAGTAATCACAAAGTTCGAACAGACTCTCTGAATCTGACGTAGGTAAAATCAGCTATACTTAATTCCTTAATACCAGCAAAGATCTCACTGTCGGCGCGGATCTTCTTGACAGTCGCGCGGGGCTCCGTGGAGCCCCCAACGACGTCTTCCCTGCTTCAGTGGCAGACATCTTCTCTCTTTTTTGCTCTAAAAGAAAATTGCTATCGTTCTGTTTGTTGTGGCAACCAGAGGAAAAAGGATGCTAAGTAAATTAGCTGAAGACTTAAATTATAACAACAATTATAACAGCAAACTTGAGGGCATAAGACATTCTAATAAACTGTGTTTGGTgcctgaaaataataaaacaggaCATTCATCAATGAATTATGTAGATGAgatattaacaaaatttaaaatgtaaacaaatttattACTCTTACTGCTATGAGATTAAAGtgcaatttaattgaaattttatggTTTATGATTAAGCAATACGTGCATTTTTTTTCAATGCATGCTGATTATTACTGTCGACACATCTGCTGTTGTTGTCCGAACTCTTCTGGTTATTTTGAGATATCACttaaagtatgaaaaaaaaaattaattaatgaggcatgtaattatATTCATAGTTTCGAATAAAATGCTGGATTACTTTAACTAAATCAGCACATACGATATTAgaatcaggtggaatttaaaaaaaaactacaactactcagtcaaataatatactttGAGACAGCTGAGGAGCACTATGaagcaagacaaacttccttctccttgatgtctagcgaagccttccttctgtTTCGACCGTGATTGAGCATCCTTCATCCcgcataaaaaatattgtttacctCAACAGAACACGTGATGCTATCTGTTGGCgggaataggaactacttgcaacgtgtttcttgcatgagataaatttactctcactgacgaaatatatataaacaaaattctatttaattcatggttccaatttaaaactatcactaaacatctggtattagtctcaatTTCTAATATGGATCCCTGTTCGATGTCTACGTCTGTATCGAAAGTTGTGCAGCAAgaaatttttcttgagaaagaatggtagacaacacgagaagaatgactatgttaaaaattcactaaacaaaatCGTtataacaagtcgtttacgcgaagagagagcatAAAAAGACACGACAGAACTTGTAACCTCAAGGCAGCTTGCAgtctagaggacaacgatgaagcTACTTTTCTGAAGATGAGTGTTCTTCAGTAAAtgaataattttccttgtcttgaacaaGAGTATATTCATAGGTCTTCTGAACTCGACAAAGAATTTAAATTGAACGAAGtggatgatttatggaagaatgaagacaaggGAAGTATCcataacgtgaaaagtgagaatacaattAAGGCAAATTCAGGTAGCTCCTCCGTACTCCGTAAAAAAAGgtggactcttaaaaaggaacattgaagacgatgaagaatcTTCGACGTCAACGATTTCAAATTCTTATCGAAATCTGGGTGAAGACTCTGACTTCTAGGATGATGGTGACAGTGACTCTAAGGCTGGTGACAAaaccaaagactgtgatgaagcacctaaggCTGGCAAGATCGAGAGCTGTGATTaagccctgagaccgaaacggtggaaacggcgtgataaaataaattaatctgATCAAGCTTACAACAAACTCTGGGACGAcagtgatcttaaaaatatataaaaaaaaacattccaggtAGATAACGaaagcagaagagattgattatatgcCATGGTaaaatcctaacatattggttgatcgcctgagactgttggtggcatcggttCGTAGAGGAAAATACTCACACATCGACGAAGTGGCCTCCATACTTAAAGatctgagggaagccggctacataaaataataaattgtttaacttgcaagtgtataatattgaaaaataatcaattatttagattttaaaaatgtaaagttttatttcttgtaatctaatttctacaACTTATTTCTCGTAATAaagcttccttttttattgtgcttaattTTAATTGATTGTGCAAACAATTGTGTTCTTTTTTGGTGATTATGTTTCcgattgttcttccttttttattgtgctatcaaatgtgattccttttcgtttattgtgcttctaaatgagcttccttttcgttgattgtgcttccgattatgctttatttttattgtgattttcgttgattgtgcttccaaatatgtttCCTTTATATTGTGAAATCTTTAAGTTGGttatgcttccaattgtgctttcttttcgttgattgttcttcctctttgtcgaatgtgcttccgattgttcttctttttttaattttgcttccaATTGTCCTTCCTTCTCatttattgtgcttccgattatgcttcctttttttgattgaGCTTCCATATGTGTTTCCTCATCATTGATTGTGGATCGTTTACTCTGTACACAAGAAATGATTGGTGTCCTGGTTTGAAGATATCTGGTTTGAAGAATTGACATTGGACAATgcctttataaaaatgtttttcgagTATCACCGAAAAATACttcttggttcggagatgcttggtcaACACGCCTAAGATTTGACAATACCTGTTTGAAacgtattccaagtatcgaaaaattagacttcaatGGTTGGCACAGCGTCAATGTACcctatttatttcgtcggacaggtatcgtATTTaaagtcgtttttcgtag is part of the Bacillus rossius redtenbacheri isolate Brsri chromosome 8, Brsri_v3, whole genome shotgun sequence genome and harbors:
- the LOC134535347 gene encoding uncharacterized protein LOC134535347 is translated as MAWKVAGAFISPNGMAQNWKRRPTSGGLLPLLPRHRRHIRYQSSGVLGNFAWSSCSCPPNSGSLRVPPWRGAIVAAGIADGLSSASSDARHMNSPFLKMRNSQASAFGDGRLLTPLAVVPDSGMCLGVTAKEFLQAGCQSGRNGSRPRVLQLVNCGPGLCLGVTAKEFLQAGCQSGRNGSRPRVLQLVNCGPGLERFWLTGVPAPVFVHSFVCVLAVRWSSGMGRRGKREPSEGTEEGEVAGTPQDVVSSGDSRGIKLPGRPLARHHSTADQLTRTHRRMFLKVAVLTLALCVLATAEEDKSQKKRGIFGESLGSGLGLGYSSGLGYGSGLGLGYGSSLGYSSGLGYGSSLGYGSGLGYGSSLGYGSGLGLGYGYGAGVGLAGPVQESVTITRKVPVGVPQPYPVHVQNDVPYPVPHPVAVPVSRPYPVKVAQPVAVPVDRPYPVPVDKPVAVPVPHSVPYPVPHPVAVPVSKPYPVAVPKPYAVPVAQPVVVAKAAPVIAAIGGGYGASYGAGIASYGAGISSYGAGISSYGAGISSYGHSIASLGHSAW